Proteins encoded in a region of the Anopheles aquasalis chromosome 2, idAnoAquaMG_Q_19, whole genome shotgun sequence genome:
- the LOC126578071 gene encoding E3 ubiquitin-protein ligase lubel isoform X3 — translation MSNFRDFNTNPANMATSPTNRLRTGRNMPAWVTGSSDRVGPPPPPPPISNDPEYEVIDVANQQQYSNAPPPVPLKSTDIKRLTVMKCDLCGSVTPVVRCEQCDHNLFCVSCDDRYHRHPKRQTHVRTPVEPQPAPSTVKPPLPPKGEAGSSGPLPPPRRNKRSGSFHFPSPLLGRKQDQTIPTTVPQDGTEQQHQQQQQQQQKPPPPPPSPALSLREKMNSLKRFIHPSNRPLPDPPENKIHSSNSSLDSGSKRSPSVGTSRSVSTTMEKIQNNTAATLDRMTLLQQRYRQHQEAMKSDGDRSRRASLTSNTDLQSSATESSSSFRCKPSSSPFQQSYQRQQQQLQQQQQRQQHQQPYLHASHQVLPQMQHQQHHLQQPRWLNQPAPRIRSGSVASGINLLAVPGGTGAPNGPPEVESAANLAANNAPSVSPTQRSEFGDTPPMMPGPRSLSTSVFNLHQQPPQSPNMWGLNPLHQAQSMAHFNPMQWNQMNAWMARGSQNGSNMSLNLPAPHGYPQEMAGYPPGYANNWGGMYPYPMGMMPMMPGVVMPPPRSRANSRSRAASPALSTKSRKSTMSMRNLNRNSFIDDLTDDEDSDDEFQRSRGRGDRRRRERVNSTSSIEFEDPDPAQFVRASSVKHSRFSRRVGGGGGGGGSSARSLIDYPVSRKSVPRYDREEGVRERFDKMSLASPRKAPSDSFTNESDIESEARRGGNSNRSRSGNESFSSPRKPNSDSMTNDSDADFERRRQAKLRAAQNNLSVAKRVTSDSLTNESEPDADQRRQQKTKATPQSVPVPSKKVTSSDSDGRDRQRRKSETKVAITKTNPVGKKSGSQTPDTDGDQKRRFAGKQQRLRKHSSTEFVANDDEDEQPKASRQESQKAETVSSPEQVVNGLLEFRTISPSKSEASDEQKHLKTIEIKNIINDSVRSGEPELGRTVLEDSPPPAATVAPDCEWECEFCTYVNEPGVKICAICCKTASISVVSSGRVDTDTDALPARSPPPPDVVPEELMAQITEGKLQIVPPQKQLVGDVKKKDGDMDDEHHEMGVRASVEGVESLSSKQAHGEAIDIKQQVVKEKVSTGCGPSPPREIVGRSTAGTDTVISDGDQRIQASIGTSPPPPQDMSTQTYDTFEQVRNEAAKLEQTNGLPQEQARQEEALTSSLYKRSHSLATPQMLQVDRPASRNSISSDTQSLPPSPHELSPQPGLQSSARHQQAYQPSNALNQPSHPNHSPSLHPSHHGPPPDDTLSYLDRAIHQIIQTAASQSLGTTTGGRGTAAKENEKQNMYRTFNDLRRIDKIGASAKVPNTSKKSMQSSSKTMDDQIEGDESVQREEPTPIKEKPSEMTLLLREAERYQFTGEELQAAMNHCGEKHPVQWLRDNWNKLIETVQTLATKYGHEKRENTIGTISTAEARDALRQHKGNIWRAITECIEQRQRKYREIASKGNFTREDIVTSLTAHHGNLELALVELSKTQLKPFLMRIWGPPNGADNDSSNLLLQQALNEDRTGISDDIEQFISAHVERELLGEGSQDEKRVEIEEPPRELSSIEPEKVEETVQEQQNDAVAVQEPQHEEEVCEEHAVTASNTEILKDIEALIMQMERNQESADVPVLRNIQQLLSQLAGPRSRAASVTSVRSQASDRITSKSPIPVPRPVKPSAHSDNHDPTRTTADDVRDFVEENIQEILPNLVQQVRQELDSVSWVTDRQGAATKTTTLEDDIRETLMRAEYSENDYSNIHFFPFEKAPERETIFPERTTTQQTQVLPVREVRNDEEDESAHIQQFLQRAIRNEKATTMFDQYKRHHYQIDSSSDEARYTADSTDYYDLVMINQKLLSLLHTQSAKPAPVAASAEILATEQLPKEETQVAEQDPVAEVEEEPLPNSTEQASVSEALMEKKTNTKKRRGSRIPVNKNNYLSRRPVLRSSSESDFEVLGQNTKPLSPPAIAIDHVDELRHVVENIERIEQSLEGDLEIENASAVVEEVDLILEPIYINLPSKDESVIAEESAPKEAEVEVPQEQPQQLEPPVQVQEQQTTLEIAPAATVVSVENVIAEPMPSAQAAQADVLSIPATPATVPLEEAQVNTPDSAVPPTETIPSPIDEDLMHSSKLANNLSELVLDTKRLIQQMKDEINSDIATFDEEDAVYDGEYYEDEYEDGWEGEEEEEEEEEWESNEEYDGDENGDFYEYEDDDDDGSVMFSEMTIIDSNNGRSRSVEHPKMDVMPTQEPPVLELPKINMEVVRENERNSASEVSDLPLDSDFNDALSVIEQSVGEMRSMLQLTEEALGPLELANPLHHASSVETLQNSPEQSEMSELTLVPEPTHKSAEESSEQTLEAEENLQMTMRDVQTLINAKAVIGGFLKNVQKIEQVTNELISSTQPETLEDADGTQAVIYDSVQTTSTETTETKQPSVIERNLADVKNVPVNAAPSGQKDVTPAENGASAEMLVEPVQPESLPSSSSNLMANGDVKHPPIIQSEDLSGTTLGTRSEVPGNNLQTSNEAITNIPVVGGDSLDTNLEKIDTIGTVSENNDTTNTEIMVDGSATVEASDSNKNSSFESVANGEIPNASDEIIQTTQSDPSQPLAVNSTPSANNGELKTVVNTEPISADMPEYANVIVLEKMTTESITSVVPEYATVNKTGSKLELVEVASSTNTTHGSDISALNVQNGVENPQKFAINAIQASDISAPPVDVVDELERIVQNGVEDHQSELPINANGSATVNGDIVQPETLPNAVVTLTTEENQPVPAIASTNTESNETNLDQPRTNIDDVLRSSASTIDATEILTDKNENVQQDSQPASAPRVDSSAAVLNSDTINPKIGQQLVTANGVSLTNGHATNNHQQSRASSEEPSSSLIEVQPSQVIVHAPQPEGQVSPPTAPPRTTNIYQNIDVQPSTPSTPTTTSSTTVNTTPAISKVRPKTSSKLTVKLSNATTSQSEDGGSPNTPPTPTGSKAGGSKASASKTKSDTKKKATSSSAGASATAESTTGRRPSLVRKKSIGGPFGPVQTNTVKNMQKEFLSKAKDSPKPSTSKVSPKPAKLVQPKVFTNRSSTTPPGPSKASTPAATDSGSTRSTPLDDPVPGTSRDTGTYTCEKLLKKKYRETCFSDDYQTTDDEDEASRMTITESERTIIKSLVKPYEPNNEPPEVQAQQLYDDGVVQSMAQAELAVQLIEMRYAKDNAIWAATQCHTIDEAKDLLQKECELCLGVFPMNEIVSMLKCTHTCCLECAKEYYTQEITNRSITNCNCPYCKEPDLNGPNVTEDDVLEYFSNLDILLKNIVDEEVHDLFQRKIRDRTLTQDPNFKWCVHCSSGFFARPKQRRLICPDCGSITCASCRKPWEAQHEGLTCEKFAEWKEANDPELQAEGVQRHLQTHGISCPNCKFRYSLARGGCMHFTCTQCKFEFCYGCNKPFMMGAKCNVSAYCAKLGLHAHHPRNCLFYLRDKEPRDLQNLLLMNNVPFDTEPSELMKQELMNGQSTVLKCPIPLQKETPAGLMDMICSAEVPENHAGLCRPHYIEYLSFLVSTNDIDPLDILNTDDLESIVRRANKRMPPRPFGILDGIYREYLLQIVKDQIPLN, via the exons ATGAGT AATTTTCGAGATTTCAACACAAACCCAGCGAACATGGCGACAAGTCCGACGAACAGATTGCGCACTGGCCGCAACATGCCTGCCTGGGTG ACCGGAAGCAGTGATCGTGTgggacctcctcctccacctccacccatCTCCAACGATCCCGAGTATGAGGTCATCGACGTagctaaccagcagcagtattcGAATGCTCCGCCACCAGTGCCGTTGAAATCAACAG ACATCAAACGGTTAACGGTGATGAAGTGTGATCTGTGTGGTTCCGTCACACCCGTCGTGCGGTGTGAACAGTGCGATCACAACCTGTTCTGCGTCTCTTGCGATGATCGCTACCACCGTCATCCGAAACGTCAAACTCACGTCAGAACA CCCGTTGAGCCGCAGCCAGCGCCCAGTACGGTTaagccaccgttgccaccgaagGGTGAGGCCGGATCGAGCGGtccgttgccgccgccgagAAGAAACAAGCGCTCCGGAAGCTTCCACTTTCCTAGTCCCCTGTTGGGCCGCAAGCAGGACCAG ACAATCCCCACCACCGTACCCCAAGATGGGactgaacagcagcatcagcaacaacaacaacaacaacagaagcctccaccaccaccaccgagccctGCCTTATCGTTGCGCGAAAAGATGAATTCTCTGAAGcgcttcatccatccatccaacagACCCCTGCCCGATCCTCCGGAGAACAAAATTCATT CTTCCAACTCATCGCTGGACAGTGGATCGAAGCGATCCCCATCGGTCGGAACATCGCGTTCGGTGTCTACTACGATGGAAAAGATTCAAAACAACACCGCCGCCACATTGGATCGGATGacgttgctgcagcagcgctaCCGTCAGCATCAGGAAGCCATGAAATCGGACGGCGATCGTAGCCGTCGTGCGAGCTTAACCTCAAATACTGACCTGCAG TCATCCGCTACCGAATCGTCTAGCAGCTTCCGTTGCAAGCCATCATCAAGCCCTTTTCAGCAATCGTAccaacgtcagcagcagcagctgcagcaacagcaacagcgacaacagcaccagcagccataTCTACACGCATCACACCAAGTGCTGCCGCAaatgcagcaccaacagcaccatctGCAACAACCCAGATGGCTTAATCAGCCGGCACCCAGAATACGATCTGGCAGTGTGGCTTCCGGCATCAATCTACTGGCAGTGCCCGGTGGAACCGGTGCACCGAACGGACCGCCGGAGGTCGAATCCGCCGCCAATCTTGCGGCCAATAAtgctccctctgtctctcctaCGCAGCGTTCGGAATTTGGTGACACGCCACCAATGATGCCAGGGCCTCGCAGTCTCAGCACTTCGGTTTTCAATCTACATCAGCAACCACCACAGTCGCCCAACATGTGGGGACTCAATCCGTTGCATCAG GCGCAATCGATGGCCCATTTCAATCCGATGCAGTGGAATCAAATGAATGCCTGGATGGCACGTGGCTCACAGAACGGTTCGAACATGAGTCTCAACTTACCGGCACCGCACGGATATCCGCAGGAGATGGCTGGCTATCCACCAGGTTATGCTAACAACTGGGGTGGAATGTATCCCTATCCGATGGGAATGATGCCAATGATGCCAG GTGTAGTGATGCCACCGCCCAGATCTCGAGCAAATTCGCGGTCTCGTGCGGCCTCTCCAGCGCTGAGCACCAAGTCCCGCAAGTCGACGATGTCCATGAGAAATCTAAACCGAAACAGCTTTATCGATGATCTGACCGATGATGAAGATTCGGACGATGAGTTCCAGCGGTCGCGTGGCCGCGGCGATCGACGTCGCCGTGAACGCGTCAACTCGACGAGCAGCATCGAATTTGAGGATCCCGATCCGGCGCAATTCGTGCGTGCATCGAGCGTGAAACACTCACGCTTTAGCcgtcgtgttggtggtggtggtggtggcggaggatcATCGGCACGCTCGCTGATTGATTATCCCGTGTCCAGAAAGTCCGTCCCGCGGTACGATCGGGAGGAAGGTGTGCGTGAACGGTTCGACAAGATGTCACTGGCATCACCGCGCAAAGCTCCATCGGATTCGTTCACGAATGAGTCGGACATCGAGTCGGAGGCACGACGTGGAGGTAACTCGAACCGGTCCCGTTCGGGCAATGAAAGCTTCAGCTCACCACGGAAGCCAAACTCGGACTCTATGACCAACGACTCCGATGCCGATTTTGAGCGCCGTCGACAGGCGAAACTAAGGGCCGCCCAGAACAACCTATCTGTGGCGAAACGTGTGACATCAGACTCCCTGACGAACGAGTCCGAACCTGATGCGGATCAACGGCGACAGCAGAAGACCAAAGCAACGCCACAGTCGGTTCCCGTACCGTCCAAGAAGGTCACGAGTTCGGATTCCGATGGACGCGACCGACAGCGTCGCAAGAGTGAAACCAAAGTGGCCATTACCAAGACTAACCCGGTTGGCAAAAAATCCGGCTCCCAGACTCCCGATACGGACGGTGATCAGAAGCGACGGTTCGCCGGAAAGCAGCAACGTCTGCGTAAACATTCGAGCACGGAGTTTGTCgccaacgatgatgaggacgagcAACCGAAAGCTAGTCGCCAGGAGAGCCAGAAGGCGGAGACCGTGTCCTCACCGGAGCAAGTCGTTAATGGACTGCTAGAGTTCCGCACGATCTCCCCTTCAAAATCGGAAGCCTCGGACGAACAGAAGCACCTGAAAACGATCGAAATCAAGAACATCATCAACGACAGTGTTCGATCCGGAGAACCGGAGCTTGGTCGCACGGTACTGGAggactcaccaccaccggctgccacCGTAGCACCCGATTGTGAGTGGGAATGCGAGTTCTGTACGTATGTGAACGAGCCTGGAGTGAAGATCTGCGCCATCTGCTGCAAAACGGCCTCGATCAGTGTGGTAAGCAGTGGGCGCGTAGATACGGACACCGATGCGTTGCCGGCCCGCTCACCACCGCCTCCCGATGTCGTCCCCGAGGAACTGATGGCACAGATCACGGAAGGGAAGCTACAGATCGTGCCACCCCAGAAGCAGCTGGTGGGAGATGTGAAGAAGAAAG ACGGCGACATGGACGACGAGCACCACGAGATGGGCGTGCGGGCTAGCGTAGAAGGGGTTGAAAGTCTTAGTTCTAAACAGGCGCACGGAGAGGCGATCGACATCAAACAGCAGGTAGTGAAGGAGAAGGTATCCACTGGATGCGGTCCATCGCCACCGAGGGAGATCGTTGGGAGGAGTACTGCCGGCACTGATACGGTGATCAGTGATGGTGATCAGAGAATACAGGCATCGATCGggacatcaccaccaccaccccaggaTATGTCCACGCAG ACTTACGACACATTCGAACAGGTTCGCAATGAGGCAGCAAAGCTAGAGCAAACGAACGGACTGCCACAAGAACAGGCACGCCAGGAGGAAGCACTAACGTCGTCCCTCTACAAGCGATCCCATTCGCTTGCCACACCGCAGATGCTGCAAGTGGATCGACCGGCCAGTCGCAACAGCATATCAAGCGATACGCAG AgccttccaccatcaccacatgAACTGAGCCCTCAGCCTGGCTTGCAGAGCTCAGCTCGTCATCAGCAAGCGTATCAACCGAGTAATGCACTGAATCAACCGTCTCATCCAAACCACTCACCCTCATTGCATCCTTCACACCAtgggccaccaccggatgaTACGTTGTCCTATCTGGACCGTGCGATCCATCAAATCATACAGACGGCCGCAAGCCAATCATTGGGGACGACCACGGGCGGACGGGGAACTGCTGCGAAGGAGAACGAGAAGCAGAATATGTACCGAACCTTCAACGATCTCCGTCGGATCGACAAGATCGGTGCATCTGCGAAAGTCCCAAACACCTCCAAGAAGTCAATG CAATCGAGCAGCAAAACGATGGATGATCAAATTGAAGGAGATGAATCGGTGCAACGCGAGGAGCCCACACCGATCAAAGAGAAACCATCCGAAATGACGCTTCTTTTGAGG GAAGCAGAACGATATCAGTTCACGGGCGAGGAGCTGCAGGCGGCGATGAATCATTGCGGCGAGAAGCATCCAGTCCAGTGGCTACGGGACAACTGGAACAAACTCATCGAGACCGTGCAAACGTTAGCGACCAAGTACGGGCACGAAAAGCGTGAGAACACGATCGGCACTATTTCGACCGCCGAAGCACGGGACGCGCTAAGACAGCACAAGGGTAACATCTGGCGTGCCATTACGGAGTGTAttgagcagcggcagcgcaaGTACCGTGAGATCGCCTCCAAGGGTAACTTTACGCGCGAAGACATCGTAACGAGTCTGACGGCGCACCACGGTAACCTGGAGCTGGCCCTGGTCGAGCTGAGTAAAACTCAGCTCAAACCGTTCCTGATGCGTATCTGGGGACCACCGAATGGGGCCGACAATGATAGCAgtaatctgctgctgcagcaagcgCTCAACGAGGATCGTACTGGAATTA GTGATGATATTGAACAGTTTATCAGTGCACATGTCGAGCGGGAGCTTCTTGGTGAGGGATCGCAAGACGAAAAGCGTGTAGAGATAGAAGAGCCCCCACGAGAGCTGAGCTCGATCGAGCCAGAAAAGGTTGAGGAAACGGTGCAAGAACAGCAAAACGATGCGGTAGCGGTACAGGAGCCACAGCACGAAGAAGAGGTATGTGAAGAGCATGCAGTAACCGCGTCCAACACCGAGATTCTGAAAGATATCGAGGCGCTTATAATGCAAATGGAGCGCAACCAAGAGTCAGCGGATGTGCCGGTGTTGCGTAATATCCAGCAGCTTCTGTCGCAGTTGGCCGGCCCACGGTCACGGGCAGCCTCCGTCACTTCGGTACGTTCGCAGGCAAGTGATCGTATCACGAGCAAAAGTCCCATTCCGGTTCCACGTCCCGTCAAACCATCCGCTCATTCGGACAACCACGATCCGACCCGTACGACAGCAGACGATGTGCGTGACTTTGTGGAGGAAAACATACAGGAGATTCTGCCGAACCTGGTGCAACAGGTGCGGCAAGAGCTCGACTCTGTGAGCTGGGTGACCGATCGGCAGGGAGCGGctacgaagacgacgacactgGAGGACGACATACGCGAGACACTGATGAGGGCCGAGTACTCAGAGAACGATTACAGCAACAttcatttctttccattcgaAAAAGCTCCGGAACGGGAAACGATCTTTCCAGAGCgcacaacaacacagcagACTCAGGTATTACCGGTTCGAGAGGTGAGGaacgacgaggaggatgaaagtgcacacatacagcagtTCTTGCAGCGTGCCATTCGCAACGAGAAGGCTACCACGATGTTCGATCAGTATAAGCGACATCACTATCAGATAGACAGTAGCTCCGATGAAGCACGATATACGGCCGATTCGACCGATTATTACGATCTTGTGATGATCAATCAGAAACTTTTAAGTTTGTTACATACTCAGTCAGCTAAACCTGCGCCAGTAGCTGCGTCTGCAGAGATTCTTGCCACGGAACAGCTACCAAAGGAAGAGACACAGGTTGCAGAGCAAGATCCAGTGGCCGAGGTAGAAGAGGAACCTCTACCAAACTCCACGGAACAGGCATCTGTATCCGAAGCACTTatggagaagaagacgaaTACCAAGAAGCGCCGAGGATCGCGTATTCCCGTGAACAAGAACAACTATCTCTCACGCCGGCCGGTTCTCCGTAGTTCTTCCGAGAGTGACTTTGAAGTCCTAGGacaaaacaccaaaccacTATCTCCTCCAGCCATTGCGATTGATCATGTCGATGAGTTGCGCCATGTTGTGGAGAATATTGAACGAATTGAACAGTCGCTAGAAGGAGATTTAGAGATTGAGAATGCGTCTGCTGTTGTGGAAGAGGTTGACTTGATTCTGGAACCCATTTACATTAATCTTCCATCCAAAGATGAGTCTGTCATCGCAGAGGAGTCAGCTCCGAAGGAAGCAGAGGTAGAAGTGCCTCaggagcagccgcagcagctggAACCGCCTGTTCAGGTACAAGAGCAACAAACTACGTTGGAAATTGCACCTGCTGCCACGGTAGTGTCTGTAGAAAATGTCATAGCGGAACCTATGCCATCTGCTCAAGCTGCCCAAGCTGATGTTTTAAGCATACCAGCAACTCCAGCCACAGTTCCCTTGGAGGAAGCTCAAGTTAATACACCAGATAGTGCAGTGCCTCCCACCGAGACAATACCTTCTCCAATCGATGAAGATCTAATGCATAGCTCCAAGCTGGCAAACAATCTCTCCGAGTTGGTACTGGACACGAAGCGACTGATCCAACAGATGAAGGATGAGATCAACTCCGACATTGCAACgttcgatgaagaagatgctgTGTATGATGGGGAGTATTACGAGGATGAGTACGAGGATGGGTGGGAGggtgaggaggaagaggaagaagaggaagaatgGGAGTCTAACGAAGAGTACGATGGGGACGAAAACGGTGACTTTTATGAGtacgaggatgatgacgacgatggatcGGTAATGTTCTCCGAGATGACCATCATCGACTCCAACAATGGCAGGTCGAGAAGTGTGGAGCACCCCAAAATGGACGTGATGCCAACGCAAGAGCCCCCCGTGCTCGAATTGCCCAAGATAAACATGGAGGTGGTGCGggagaatgaaagaaacagCGCATCGGAAGTCAGTGATCTTCCGCTCGACAGTGACTTTAACGATGCGCTCAGTGTGATAGAGCAGTCGGTTGGAGAGATGAGAAGTATGCTGCAGCTGACGGAAGAGGCACTCGGGCCGCTGGAACTGGCCAACCCACTACACCATGCCTCGAGCGTGGAAACATTGCAGAACAGTCCGGAGCAGAGTGAAATGAGTGAGCTGACCCTAGTGCCCGAACCGACTCATAAGTCCGCCGAAGAATCGAGTGAACAAACGCTGGAGGCAGAAGAGAACCTGCAGATGACAATGCGAGACGTTCAGACTTTGATCAACGCTAAAGCTGTGATAGGAGGCTTTCTGAAGAATGTTCAAAAGATTGAGCAAGTTACGAATGAACTGATCAGCAGCACACAGCCGGAAACATTGGAGGATGCGGATGGTACGCAGGCAGTGATTTACGATTCCGTGcaaaccacctccaccgagACGACAGAAACGAAACAACCATCGGTGATTGAGCGGAACTTGGCAGACGTGAAGAATGTGCCAGTAAATGCTGCTCCCAGTGGGCAGAAGGATGTAACGCCAGCAGAAAATGGAGCATCAGCTGAAATGTTGGTAGAGCCTGTACAGCCTGAAAGTCTTCCTAGCTCTTCATCGAACTTAATGGCTAACGGTGATGTGAAGCATCCTCCCATTATTCAGAGTGAGGATCTTTCTGGTACAACTCTCGGTACTCGTTCGGAAGTTCCTGGAAATAACCTACAGACTAGCAATGAAGCGATTACAAACATACCGGTTGTCGGTGGTGATTCCTTGGATACAAATCTTGAAAAGATCGATACAATTGGAACTGTATCAGAAAATAACGATACAACCAATACTGAAATAATGGTGGATGGAAGTGCGACTGTTGAAGCATCAGATTCTAACAAAAACAGTTCCTTTGAATCTGTAGCAAATGGTGAAATACCGAATGCTTCAGATGAAATAATTCAGACGACACAATCAGATCCCTCTCAGCCACTTGCAGTGAATTCTACACCTTCTGCAAACAATGGAGAGCTAAAAACGGTTGTAAATACTGAACCTATCTCAGCTGATATGCCGGAGTACGCCAATGTGATCGTTTTGGAGAAGATGACAACAGAAAGCATAACATCTGTGGTTCCCGAGTATGCTACTGTGAATAAAACAGGCTCCAAACTGGAACTTGTAGAAGTCGCTTCATCCACAAATACTACTCATGGATCTGATATCTCAGCGCTCAACGTTCAAAACGGAGTCGAGAATCCCCAAAAGTTCGCAATTAATGCTATTCAGGCATCTGATatctcagcaccaccagtggacGTCGTTGATGAATTGGAGAGAATCGTTCAAAACGGAGTTGAGGATCATCAGAGTGAACTCCCAATCAATGCAAACGGAAGTGCAACTGTTAATGGCGATATCGTCCAACCAGAAACTTTGCCAAATGCTGTGGTAACATTGACTACAGAAGAAAATCAACCAGTACCTGCCATAGCGAGTACAAACACCGAGTCGAATGAAACAAATCTTGACCAACCAAGAACAAATATTGATGATGTGCTGAGATCTTCAGCTAGTACCATAGACGCTACAGAGATTCTAactgataaaaatgaaaatgttcaGCAAGATAGTCAACCTGCAAGTGCACCTCGAGTTGATTCAAGCGCTGCAGTGCTAAACTCAGATACGATTAACCCAAAAATAGGACAACAACTGGTGACTGCTAACGGAGTATCGCTTACGAACGGTCATGCAACGAACAATCATCAACAATCACGCGCCTCCTCTGAGGAACCATCATCTAGCCTCATAGAAGTTCAACCATCCCAGGTCATCGTGCATGCTCCTCAACCCGAAGGCCAGGTATCCCCGCCAACGGCTCCACCTCGTACTACCAACATTTATCAAAACATAGACGTTCAACCATCCACACCCTCCACACCtaccaccacgagcagcaccacagtAAATACTACCCCAGCTATATCCAAGGTTCGCCCCAAAACCTCATCCAAACTAACCGTCAAGCTTTCGAACGCCACTACTTCACAGTCGGAGGATGGTGGatcaccaaacacaccaccgaCTCCCACTGGATCGAAGGCTGGCGGTAGTAAGGCTTCCGCTTCCAAGACTAAATCCGACACCAAAAAgaaagccaccagcagctctgCCGGGGCCAGCGCCACAGCCGAATCAACCACTGGCCGCAGGCCATCGCTCGTGCGCAAAAAGTCCATCGGTGGTCCCTTTGGACCGGTGCAAACGAACACCGTGAAGAACATGCAGAAAGAGTTCCTGAGCAAAGCGAAGGACTCTCCGAAGCCGAGCACCTCGAAAGTTTCTCCCAAACCGGCGAAGCTCGTGCAACCCAAGGTGTTTACGAACCGTTcgtccaccacaccacccggTCCAAGCAAAGCATCAACGCCAGCGGCTACGGATAGCGGCTCAACACGGTCAACACCACTGGATGACCCGGTTCCGGGTACGTCGCGTGACACGGGAACGTACACCTGCGAAAAGCTGCTCAAGAAGAAGTACCGTGAGACGTGCTTCAGCGATGACTACCAGACCacggacgatgaggacgaagcGAGCCGGATGACGATCACGGAGAGTGAGCGGACCATTATCAAAAGCCTGGTCAAACCGTACGAACCGAATAATGAACCGCCCGAA GTTCAAGCGCAACAGCTGTACGATGATGGAGTGGTCCAAAGCATGGCCCAAGCGGAGCTCGCCGTGCAGTTGATTGAGATGAGGTATGCAAAGGATAATGCAATCTGGGCCGCCACCCAGTGCCATACGATCGACGAGGCAAAGGATCTGCTGCAGAAGGAGTGCGAACTATGTTTGGGTGTGTTCCCGATGAACGAAATAGTGTCGATGCTCAAGTGCACCCATACCTGTTGCCTCGAGTGTGCCAAGGAGTACTACACCCAGGAGATCACGAACCGCTCCATCACCAATTGCAACTGTCCGTACTGCAAGGAGCCGGACCTGAATGGACCGAACGTAACGGAGGATGATGTGCTGGAGTACTTTTCGAATCTGGACATTCTACTCAAGAACATCGTCGATGAAGAGGTGCACGATCTGTTCCAGCGCAAAATACGCGATCGTACACTGACGCAGGATCCAAACTTTAAATGGTGCGTCCACTGTTCGAGTGGATTCTTCGCTCGACCGAAGCAGCGTCGCTTGATTTGTCCCGACTGTGGGTCAATCACTTGCGCATCGTGCCGCAAACCG TGGGAAGCACAGCACGAGGGATTGACCTGCGAGAAGTTCGCCGAATGGAAGGAAGCCAACGATCCCGAACTGCAGGCCGAAGGTGTCCAACGACATCTGCAGACCCATGGGATCAGTTGTCCGAACTGCAAGTTTCGCTACTCGCTGGCACGTGGTGGCTGTATGCACTTTACCTGTACGCAGTGCAAATTTGAATTCTGCTACGGTTGTAACAAACCATTCATGATGGGAGCAAAGTGCAACGTGTCGGCGTACTGTGCTAAGCTGGGACTTCACGCTCACCACCCCCGGAACTGTCTATTCTACCTTCGCGATAAGGAACCGCGAGATTTGCAAAATTTACTGCtg ATGAACAATGTTCCATTCGATACTGAGCCATCGGAGCTGATGAAACAGGAACTGATGAACGGACAGAGCACCGTGCTAAAGTGTCCCATTCCACTGCAAAAGGAAACACCGGCCGGTCTCATGGATATGATCTGTAGTGCCGAGGTTCCGGAGAATCATGCAGGGCTGTGCAG ACCTCATTACATTGAGTATCTTAGCTTTTTGGTCAGCACCAATGACATTGACCCACTGGACATCCTTAATACGGACGATCTTGAGTCGATCGTGCGGCGCGCCAACAAGCGCATGCCACCCCGCCCGTTCGGTATCCTCGACGGCATCTACCGCGAATACCTGCTCCAG ATCGTTAAGGACCAAATTCCTCTCAACTGA